Proteins from a single region of Scleropages formosus chromosome 24, fSclFor1.1, whole genome shotgun sequence:
- the rps24 gene encoding small ribosomal subunit protein eS24 isoform X2 codes for MNDTVTIRTRKFMTNRLLQRKQMVVDVLHPGKATVPKTEIREKLAKMYKTTPDVVFAFGFRTQFGGGKTTGFAMVYDSLDYAKKNEPKHRLARHGLYEKKKSSRKQRKERKNRMKKVRGTAKANVGAAGKK; via the exons ATG aacGATACAGTCACCATTAGGACGAGGAAGTTCATGACCAACCGTTTGCTTCAGAGAAAGCAAATG gTCGTCGATGTCCTGCACCCTGGCAAGGCCACTGTGCCCAAGACGGAGATCAGGGAGAAACTGGccaaaatgtacaaaaccaCCCCGGATGTGGTGTTTGCCTTTGGCTTCAGGACCCAGTTTGGAGGAGGCAAGACAACAGGCTTCGCCATGGTCTACGACTCCTTGGACTACGCCAAGAAGAACGAGCCCAAGCACAGGCTGGCCAGG CACGGTCTGTATGAGAAAAAGAAGTCCTCCAGGAAACAGCGCAAGGAACGGAAGAACAGAATGAAGAAAGTTCGGGGAACTGCTAAAGCGAACGTTGGAGCTGCTGGCAAAAAG tGA
- the rps24 gene encoding small ribosomal subunit protein eS24 isoform X1 produces MNDTVTIRTRKFMTNRLLQRKQMVVDVLHPGKATVPKTEIREKLAKMYKTTPDVVFAFGFRTQFGGGKTTGFAMVYDSLDYAKKNEPKHRLARHGLYEKKKSSRKQRKERKNRMKKVRGTAKANVGAAGKKK; encoded by the exons ATG aacGATACAGTCACCATTAGGACGAGGAAGTTCATGACCAACCGTTTGCTTCAGAGAAAGCAAATG gTCGTCGATGTCCTGCACCCTGGCAAGGCCACTGTGCCCAAGACGGAGATCAGGGAGAAACTGGccaaaatgtacaaaaccaCCCCGGATGTGGTGTTTGCCTTTGGCTTCAGGACCCAGTTTGGAGGAGGCAAGACAACAGGCTTCGCCATGGTCTACGACTCCTTGGACTACGCCAAGAAGAACGAGCCCAAGCACAGGCTGGCCAGG CACGGTCTGTATGAGAAAAAGAAGTCCTCCAGGAAACAGCGCAAGGAACGGAAGAACAGAATGAAGAAAGTTCGGGGAACTGCTAAAGCGAACGTTGGAGCTGCTGGCAAAAAG AAATGA